A portion of the Sabethes cyaneus chromosome 3, idSabCyanKW18_F2, whole genome shotgun sequence genome contains these proteins:
- the LOC128739140 gene encoding sodium-coupled monocarboxylate transporter 1-like isoform X1, with product MGKHYFEQMSLSENWKELYKFSVLDYGVFAAMLILSAGCGIYFGFFQRNRNQTPESSDDESPGPGRSSVSGHSSQSKRTTTFGSSTMDEYLLGSRKLKTFPVAMSLVAGYISGVTILGTPAEIYNFGTQYWLIIIPILLMGVAVCTIYLPVFCSLKLNSSYEYLELRFNSSVRSIASIMFVLDELFFLPMIIYVPALAFNQVTGFNLYIIGAIVCVVCIFYTLLGGIKAVVFTDAWQVVVMFISVVIVVILGTITIGGPDIIWDRSEAGSRIEFFNFDPSLYERQTFWGVLIGGFFYWTSFNSVNQTMVQRYMSLPNLKKAKMSIGMFTIGMGVFVSVCCYAGLLIYAHYYQCDPMSVGFVKTDDQLFPHYVMEIVGHLQGIPGLFIAGVFGAALSSLSVVLNSTSAVLLEDILKGLFRVNPSPFVANIFVRGSVVVLGLAAMGCLFVIEKLGGILSVATSLSAIAAGTTCGIFTLGMLIPWSNSLGALVGGVSGAVFSGWISLGAQFASANGAIVPHKLPVSVDGCPDDLIANSTIINPIYPDESGVFPLFRMSYHWITPIGVLTVLIVGTVVSFLTEPRNLKDIDPELISPVIHRFLPQECFGNYGSASKDASVTFSEEMRPTYGTRSSSKFKRSI from the exons ATGGGTAAG CACTATTTTGAACAGATGTCACTCTCGGAAAACTGGAAGGAGCTGTACAAGTTCAGCGTACTGGATTATGGCGTATTTGCTGCGATGCTCATCCTTTCGGCCGGATGTGGAATATATTTTGGCTTTTTTCAACGAAACCGAAATCAGACACCGGAAAGTAGTGACGATGAAAGTCCAGGGCCGGGGCGAAGTAGTGTCAGTGGTCACAGCAGTCAGAGCAAGCGAACAACTACGTTCGGTTCTTCTACGATGGACGAGTATTTGCTCGGTTCCCGGAAGCTGAAAACGTTCCCGGTCGCCATGAGCCTCGTTGCCGGGTACATATCGGGAGTAACCATACTGGGAACTCCGGCGGAGATTTACAACTTCGGTACGCAGTATTGGTTGATCATTATACCGATACTGCTGATGGGAGTTGCAGTCTGTACGATCTATTTACCGGTGTTCTGTTCGTTGAAACTTAATTCATCCTATGAG tatTTAGAACTGAGGTTCAACTCTTCTGTAAGATCAATAGCTTCCATAATGTTTGTTCTTGACGAG CTATTTTTCCTACCGATGATAATCTATGTTCCAGCGCTAGCATTCAATCAAG tgACTGGTTTCAACCTGTATATAATTGGTGCGATTGTTTGTGTTGTGTGTATATTTTATACATTATTG GGTGGCATAAAAGCCGTTGTATTCACCGATGCCTGGCAGGTGGTGGTTATGTTCATATCGGTAGTCATAGTGGTCATCCTTGGCACGATAACGATCGGAGGTCCGGATATAATTTGGGATCGTTCTGAAGCTGGTAGTAGAATTGAATTCTTCAA TTTCGATCCCTCGCTGTATGAGCGGCAAACATTCTGGGGAGTTCTAATCGGAGGATTTTTCTACTGGACATCGTTCAATTCGGTCAACCAAACCATGGTCCAGCGCTACATGTCACTACCAAATCTGAAGAAAGCTAAGAT GTCCATAGGGATGTTCACAATCGGAATGGGTGTGTTCGTGTCGGTTTGTTGCTACGCTGGTCTGTTGATTTATGCTCATTACTATCAATGTGATCCAATGTCGGTTGGATTTGTGAAAACGGACGATCAGCTGTTCCCTCACTATGTGATGGAGATTGTCGGACACTTACAGGGAATTCCAGGCCTGTTTATAGCGGGCGTATTTGGAGCCGCTCTCAGCTCATTATCAGTAGTACTTAATTCTACCTCAGCTGTATTGTTGGAGGATATACTTAAAGGATTGTTCCGCGTAAATCCGAGTCCCTTTGTGGCTAATATTTTCGTCAGAGGCAGTGTGGTGGTGCTTGGATTGGCTGCCATGGGTTGCTTGTTTGTAATTGAAAAATTAGGAGGAATACTCAGTGTCGCGACCTCATTATCGGCTATTGCCGCTGGAACTACGTGTGGAATTTTTACCCTTGGGATGCTGATTCCCTGGAGTAATTCCTTAGGTGCTCTAGTGGGTGGAGTATCTGGTGCAGTTTTCTCCGGTTGGATATCGTTGGGAGCTCAATTTGCCAGCGCCAATGGTGCGATTGTGCCACACAAATTGCCGGTTTCGGTTGACGGTTGTCCAGATGATCTGATTGCCAACAGCACCATTATAAATCCGATATATCCGGACGAATCAGGAGTCTTTCCACTGTTTCGAATGTCGTATCATTGGATTACTCCGATTGGTGTTCTGACTGTACTGATAGTAGGTACTGTTGTATCGTTTCTAACGGAGCCGAGGAATCTTAAGGACATAGATCCGGAGTTAATTTCACCAGTCATTCACCGTTTTCTGCCACAGGAATGTTTTGGTAATTACGGATCCGCATCTAAAGATGCTTCGGTTACTTTCAGTGAAGAAATGCGTCCTACGTATGGCACCCGATCG TCATCCAAATTCAAACGATCAATATAA
- the LOC128739140 gene encoding sodium-coupled monocarboxylate transporter 1-like isoform X2, with amino-acid sequence MSLSENWKELYKFSVLDYGVFAAMLILSAGCGIYFGFFQRNRNQTPESSDDESPGPGRSSVSGHSSQSKRTTTFGSSTMDEYLLGSRKLKTFPVAMSLVAGYISGVTILGTPAEIYNFGTQYWLIIIPILLMGVAVCTIYLPVFCSLKLNSSYEYLELRFNSSVRSIASIMFVLDELFFLPMIIYVPALAFNQVTGFNLYIIGAIVCVVCIFYTLLGGIKAVVFTDAWQVVVMFISVVIVVILGTITIGGPDIIWDRSEAGSRIEFFNFDPSLYERQTFWGVLIGGFFYWTSFNSVNQTMVQRYMSLPNLKKAKMSIGMFTIGMGVFVSVCCYAGLLIYAHYYQCDPMSVGFVKTDDQLFPHYVMEIVGHLQGIPGLFIAGVFGAALSSLSVVLNSTSAVLLEDILKGLFRVNPSPFVANIFVRGSVVVLGLAAMGCLFVIEKLGGILSVATSLSAIAAGTTCGIFTLGMLIPWSNSLGALVGGVSGAVFSGWISLGAQFASANGAIVPHKLPVSVDGCPDDLIANSTIINPIYPDESGVFPLFRMSYHWITPIGVLTVLIVGTVVSFLTEPRNLKDIDPELISPVIHRFLPQECFGNYGSASKDASVTFSEEMRPTYGTRSSSKFKRSI; translated from the exons ATGTCACTCTCGGAAAACTGGAAGGAGCTGTACAAGTTCAGCGTACTGGATTATGGCGTATTTGCTGCGATGCTCATCCTTTCGGCCGGATGTGGAATATATTTTGGCTTTTTTCAACGAAACCGAAATCAGACACCGGAAAGTAGTGACGATGAAAGTCCAGGGCCGGGGCGAAGTAGTGTCAGTGGTCACAGCAGTCAGAGCAAGCGAACAACTACGTTCGGTTCTTCTACGATGGACGAGTATTTGCTCGGTTCCCGGAAGCTGAAAACGTTCCCGGTCGCCATGAGCCTCGTTGCCGGGTACATATCGGGAGTAACCATACTGGGAACTCCGGCGGAGATTTACAACTTCGGTACGCAGTATTGGTTGATCATTATACCGATACTGCTGATGGGAGTTGCAGTCTGTACGATCTATTTACCGGTGTTCTGTTCGTTGAAACTTAATTCATCCTATGAG tatTTAGAACTGAGGTTCAACTCTTCTGTAAGATCAATAGCTTCCATAATGTTTGTTCTTGACGAG CTATTTTTCCTACCGATGATAATCTATGTTCCAGCGCTAGCATTCAATCAAG tgACTGGTTTCAACCTGTATATAATTGGTGCGATTGTTTGTGTTGTGTGTATATTTTATACATTATTG GGTGGCATAAAAGCCGTTGTATTCACCGATGCCTGGCAGGTGGTGGTTATGTTCATATCGGTAGTCATAGTGGTCATCCTTGGCACGATAACGATCGGAGGTCCGGATATAATTTGGGATCGTTCTGAAGCTGGTAGTAGAATTGAATTCTTCAA TTTCGATCCCTCGCTGTATGAGCGGCAAACATTCTGGGGAGTTCTAATCGGAGGATTTTTCTACTGGACATCGTTCAATTCGGTCAACCAAACCATGGTCCAGCGCTACATGTCACTACCAAATCTGAAGAAAGCTAAGAT GTCCATAGGGATGTTCACAATCGGAATGGGTGTGTTCGTGTCGGTTTGTTGCTACGCTGGTCTGTTGATTTATGCTCATTACTATCAATGTGATCCAATGTCGGTTGGATTTGTGAAAACGGACGATCAGCTGTTCCCTCACTATGTGATGGAGATTGTCGGACACTTACAGGGAATTCCAGGCCTGTTTATAGCGGGCGTATTTGGAGCCGCTCTCAGCTCATTATCAGTAGTACTTAATTCTACCTCAGCTGTATTGTTGGAGGATATACTTAAAGGATTGTTCCGCGTAAATCCGAGTCCCTTTGTGGCTAATATTTTCGTCAGAGGCAGTGTGGTGGTGCTTGGATTGGCTGCCATGGGTTGCTTGTTTGTAATTGAAAAATTAGGAGGAATACTCAGTGTCGCGACCTCATTATCGGCTATTGCCGCTGGAACTACGTGTGGAATTTTTACCCTTGGGATGCTGATTCCCTGGAGTAATTCCTTAGGTGCTCTAGTGGGTGGAGTATCTGGTGCAGTTTTCTCCGGTTGGATATCGTTGGGAGCTCAATTTGCCAGCGCCAATGGTGCGATTGTGCCACACAAATTGCCGGTTTCGGTTGACGGTTGTCCAGATGATCTGATTGCCAACAGCACCATTATAAATCCGATATATCCGGACGAATCAGGAGTCTTTCCACTGTTTCGAATGTCGTATCATTGGATTACTCCGATTGGTGTTCTGACTGTACTGATAGTAGGTACTGTTGTATCGTTTCTAACGGAGCCGAGGAATCTTAAGGACATAGATCCGGAGTTAATTTCACCAGTCATTCACCGTTTTCTGCCACAGGAATGTTTTGGTAATTACGGATCCGCATCTAAAGATGCTTCGGTTACTTTCAGTGAAGAAATGCGTCCTACGTATGGCACCCGATCG TCATCCAAATTCAAACGATCAATATAA
- the LOC128741457 gene encoding uncharacterized membrane protein DDB_G0293934-like, whose translation MTSVQSQEDLEARIARIKKRNEEIEKKHREAEADRLMAMKENAMVEIKPPKDDDWPREHKYDKIDFTYDLDANALAELEEKKKEKNAFIQKIAKEYKVFAEGEGPPPDPAYSFLADVERDGEKSLPTNLNPISKGSNKNNFERKNPNNRSGRLGNAPTSSNNRGGRGGGGAGSKSNYNGNLQRSLSTNEHDGRLRPDHNRYGHNRTTGGGPAEGRWRRDWDVDRSKDDCCIQNQSNGFKGEPNLTVSVSQDGEFKSVKVTSPPIIGSGRVGPRQPAKPQFQFQTTGLQAMDHHNHPHQGGKPSHHRGNSENFNRNVPGRKSDKEAKRTSKAAGQQQSASNKASSTAGSVQDRLNRNRAVNNDRNDNTVKACTNGSNANENSSHSLVKTNVTLKAISKIIEKNAEIDEKLARQMHHENEKMASRMKELRMQDGA comes from the exons ATGACGTCTGTCCAAAGCCAAGAGGATCTGGAGGCGCGGATCGCGCGCATCAAGAAGCGTAACGAAGAAATTGAGAAGAAACACCGCGAGGCTGAAGCAGATCGCTTGATGGCCATGAAGGAAAACGCTATGGTGGAAATCAAACCTCCGAAAGACGATGACTGGCCAAGGGAGCATAAGTACGATAAGATCGATTTCACCTACGATTTGGACGCGAATGCGTTGGCAGAACTCGAAG aaaaaaagaaggaaaagaatgcgttcattcaaaaaattgctAAGGAATATAAGGTATTTGCTGAAGGCGAAGGGCCTCCTCCGGATCCGGCGTATAGTTTCCTTGCAGATGTTGAGCGCGATGGTGAAAAGTCATTACCGACGAATTTAAATCCCATCAGTAAAGGTTCCAACAAGAATAATTTTGAACGCAAAAATCCAAACAACAGAAGCGGTCGTCTCGGAAATGCTCCCACGTCCAGCAACAATCGTGGCGGACGAGGAGGTGGGGGTGCTGGCAGCAAATCGAACTATAACGGCAATCTTCAGAGGTCATTGTCGACCAATGAGCATGATGGGCGTCTGAGACCGGACCATAATCGTTATGGGCATAACAGGACAACCGGCGGAGGGCCTGCTGAAGGCAGATGGCGCCGTGATTGGGATGTCGATAGAAGCAAGGATGATTGCTGCATTCAGAATCAAAGTAACGGATTTAAAGGAGAGCCAAATTTAACCGTCTCGGTGTCGCAGGATGGGGAATTTAAAAGTGTAAAAG tTACATCACCACCAATAATAGGAAGTGGTCGGGTTGGTCCACGCCAACCGGCGAAACCACAGTTCCAATTTCAAACGACAGGATTGCAAGCAATGGATCATCATAATCATCCTCACCAGGGCGGCAAACCATCACACCACCGAGGAAATAGTGAAAACTTCAACCGAAATGTTCCAGGGCGTAAATCCGATAAAGAAGCGAAGCGGACTTCGAAGGCAGCTGGACAGCAACAATCGGCAAGCAATAAAGCAAGTTCCACGGCCGGAAGTGTTCAGGATCGGTTGAATCGCAATCGGGCGGTTAATAATGATCGGAACGATAATACTGTCAAAGCATGTACTAATGGGAGCAATGCAAATGAAAATAGCTCCCATTCATTGGTGAAAACCAATGTCACATTAAAAGCGATTTCAAAAATAATCGAGAAAAATGCGGAAATTGACGAAAAACTGGCCCGTCAGATGCAtcatgaaaatgagaaaatggcTAGTCGAATGAAGGAGCTTCGTATGCAAGATGGAGCTTAA
- the LOC128741458 gene encoding NADH dehydrogenase [ubiquinone] iron-sulfur protein 6, mitochondrial has protein sequence MACRVLLKPSARIVHRLGACGIKTQVLAAPFAAIKDEITHTGQFYDEKDYRNARFVNATKVVNQNWAIKLIDETPIIESTQRVVYCDGGTEPALGHPKVYINLDKPGAHACGYCGQRFQKKDHHH, from the exons ATGGCTTGCAGAGTGCTTTTAAAGCCATCAGCTCGTATCGTTCACCGGCTAGGAGCTTGTGGTATTAAAACCCAAGTACTGGCTGCACCGTTTGCTGCAATCAAGGACGAAATAACCCACACCGGTCAG ttttacGATGAAAAAGACTATCGTAACGCCCGTTTTGTGAATGCCACCAAAGTGGTCAATCAGAACTGGGCCATCAAATTGATCGATGAAACACCCATTATCGAATCCACCCAGCGGGTTGTATACTGCGACGGAGGAACCGAGCCAGCGCTGGGTCACCCGAAAGTTTACATCAATCTG GATAAACCAGGAGCTCATGCGTGCGGTTATTGCGGTCAAAGATTCCAGAAAAAGGATCATCATCACTAG
- the LOC128742343 gene encoding uncharacterized protein LOC128742343, with product MDLLRKMMGIDGQKGDDDDKRKKKPVIKDEFRKPVWVEEYDSDDDLFDNQKIFGVQIFTNPLEIQKHFDHQIQEMMKSLEEYDESLKTFDHDLKHEFLKPGFEEEIKKDLKKENLVDTDLDGEIYPEQLHTLLQRISPDLKELLPKKRDAQDSSPSKAKPKPKLTDEQKFMDWIHGYKESDPLPSIFSRGSRRVPSQRFHDGIFEGTFQGPRMFGQSIISQTIRKPDGTYETRKTVRDSEGHTKTTITRSTKDGQKETITTYGDDGGPAAIKPFFEGTIVPSDSDKKDSFAQALLGSDSNCSKHLYSKNGYVLPKNLW from the exons ATGGATCTGTTGAGGAAGATGATGGGCATAGACGGTCAGAAAGGGGACGACGACGATAAGAG aaagaaaaaaCCAGTCATAAAAGATGAATTCCGGAAGCCCGTATGGGTTGAAGAATACGACAGTGATGATGATTTGTTCGACAACCAGAAGATTTTTGGCGTACAAATTTTCACCAACCCACTGGAAATCCAGAAGCACTTCGATCATCAAATTCAAGAGATGATGAAAAGCCTGGAAGAGTATGATG AATCTCTTAAAACATTTGACCACGATTTGAAGCATGAATTCTTAAAGCCAGGTTTCGAAGAAGAAATCAAAAAGGACCTCAAGAAGGAAAATCTCGTCGATACTGATTTGGATGGAGA AATCTATCCAGAACAGTTGCATACTCTTTTGCAACGCATCTCCCCAGACTTGAAGGAGTTGCTTCCGAAGAAGCGGGATGCGCAGGATTCGTCACCCTCGAAGGCTAAACCAAAACCAAAACTAACAGACGAACAAAAGTTTATGGATTGGATACACGGTTATAAAGAATCGGACCCGTTGCCGTCGATCTTTTCTCGTGGTTCACGTCGGGTGCCATCCCAGCGCTTCCACGACGGTATTTTCGAAGGTACTTTCCAAGGTCCGCGCATGTTTGGCCAAAGTATTATCTCTCAAACCATCCGGAAGCCTGATGGG ACTTACGAAACGCGCAAAACGGTTCGTGATTCGGAAGGTCATACCAAAACAACCATCACACGTTCGACCAAGGATGGACAAAAGGAAACCATAACTACGTACGGTGACGATGGGGGGCCGGCGGCTATAAAACCATTTTTCGAGGGTACAATAGTACCCTCAGATTCTGACAAGAAAGATTCTTTCGCTCAAGCTCTGCTTGGATCCGATTCCAATTGCAGCAAACATCTCTATTCAAAGAATGGTTACGTCTTACCGAAGAACCTCTGGTGA
- the LOC128739261 gene encoding ATP-dependent RNA helicase WM6, translating into MADNDDLLDYEDEDQTEQVTTEPAEQPKKDVKGTYVSIHSSGFRDFLLKPEILRAIVDCGFEHPSEVQHECIPQAVLGMDILCQAKSGMGKTAVFVLATLQQLEPTESVPYVLVMCHTRELAFQISKEYERFSKYMPSIKVAVFFGGLPIQKDEEVLKSTNPHIIVGTPGRVLALIRNKKLNLKHLKHFILDECDKMLEQLDMRRDVQEIFRNTPHGKQVMMFSATLSKEIRPVCKKFMQDPMEVYVDDETKLTLHGLQQHYVKLKENEKNKKLFELLDVLEFNQVVIFVKSVQRCMALAQLLTEQNFPAIGIHRGMVQEERLSRYQQFKDFQKRILVATNLFGRGMDIERVNIVFNYDMPEDSDTYLHRVARAGRFGTKGLAITFVSDETDAKILNEVQDRFDVNITELPDEIDLSSYIEGR; encoded by the exons ATGGCTGATAACGATGATCTCTTAGATTACGAGGATGAGGACCAGACCGAGCAGGTTACTACGGAACCGGCTGAGCAGCCAAAAAAAGATGTAAAAGGAACGTACGTCTCGATTCACAGTTCCGGGTTTAGGGATTTTTTGCTGAAACCCGAAATTCTCCGCGCCATTGTGGATTGTGGTTTCGAGCATCCATCAGAAG TGCAACATGAATGTATCCCACAGGCGGTGCTTGGTATGGATATCCTGTGTCAGGCTAAGTCTGGTATGGGAAAGACGGCCGTCTTTGTCCTGGCAACTTTACAGCAGCTGGAACCAACGGAAAGTGTACCATACGTGCTGGTTATGTGCCACACTCGTGAGTTGGCCTTCCAAATCAGTAAGGAGTATGAACGCTTTTCCAAGTATATGCCCAGCATTAAGGTAGCCGTGTTCTTTGGTGGGCTGCCCATTCAAAAGGATGAAGAAGTGCTGAAGTCAACCAACCCGCATATCATCGTTGGAACACCGGGCCGTGTCCTTGCATTGATTCGCAACAAGAAGCTGAATTTGAAGCACCTCAAACATTTCATCCTGGATGAGTGCGATAAGATGTTAGAGCAATTAG ATATGCGTCGAGATGTACAGGAGATTTTCCGTAATACACCGCACGGTAAACAAGTAATgatgttctccgctacgcttAGCAAAGAGATTCGCCCCGTGTGCAAGAAGTTTATGCAAGAT CCAATGGAAGTTTATGTTGACGACGAAACCAAATTGACGCTTCATGGATTACAACAGCATTACGTTAAGTTGAAGGAGAACGAAAAGAACAAGAAGCTCTTCGAACTTTTGGATGTATTGGAGTTTAATCAG GTCGTTATCTTCGTAAAATCCGTGCAGCGCTGCATGGCGCTGGCTCAGCTGCTTACGGAGCAAAACTTCCCGGCTATCGGGATTCACCGTGGCATGGTGCAGGAAGAGCGCTTATCCCGTTACCAGCAATTCAAGGATTTCCAGAAACGTATTCTGGTAGCTACCAACCTGTTTGGACGCGGAATGGATATTGAACGTGTCAACATTGTCTTCAATTATGATATGCCCGAGGATTCCGATACCTACCTGCATCGTGTGGCTCGTGCCGGCCGATTCGGTACCAAGGGGCTGGCGATTACATTTGTTTCCGATGAAACAGATGCGAAGATTTTGAACGAAGTACAGGATCGATTCGACGTTAATATTACCGAACTCCCGGATGAAATAGATCTCTCGTCGTACA TTGAAGGACGATAA